A window of Metabacillus sp. B2-18 contains these coding sequences:
- a CDS encoding DUF6262 family protein: MANKNPNTGPLLRSIEDKKNITFQKVEKTLKKMIKQQKKINFNSVAEESGVSKSFLYKYIEIRSRIETLRKQEEGLESPMKVKRDMTEKSKDVIIASLRKRNKNLEEENRKLKEQLKVVWATIYKEIK, from the coding sequence GTGGCTAATAAGAATCCTAATACTGGTCCCCTATTAAGAAGCATAGAAGATAAAAAGAATATAACATTTCAAAAGGTAGAAAAAACACTTAAAAAAATGATAAAACAACAGAAAAAGATTAACTTCAACTCTGTAGCAGAAGAATCTGGAGTTTCTAAATCATTTCTTTATAAGTACATTGAAATTAGATCTCGTATTGAAACTTTAAGGAAGCAAGAAGAAGGATTAGAATCACCCATGAAAGTTAAACGGGATATGACAGAAAAATCAAAAGATGTCATAATTGCATCACTTCGGAAGAGAAATAAGAATTTGGAGGAAGAAAACAGGAAATTGAAAGAACAACTTAAAGTTGTATGGGCAACAATTTATAAAGAAATCAAGTAA
- a CDS encoding DnaB-like helicase C-terminal domain-containing protein codes for MRAKTRKMMNIFPNKKPILFIDYLTLIQPGQIHGGNSHQQVTEISKSLKMMAKEFECPVICLAQLNRSVETRADKRPMMSDIRESGSIEQDADVILFLYREAYYDKESHDNTLDIIVSKNRNGSVGYISVNYNKHTGEIVEKKTDSYARGTYS; via the coding sequence ATGAGAGCCAAAACGCGTAAAATGATGAATATATTTCCAAATAAAAAACCGATCCTTTTTATCGATTATTTAACACTCATCCAACCAGGACAAATTCACGGTGGTAATTCACATCAACAAGTAACCGAAATCTCCAAATCACTCAAAATGATGGCGAAGGAATTTGAATGCCCTGTTATTTGCTTGGCACAATTAAACCGATCGGTCGAAACAAGAGCAGATAAACGACCAATGATGTCAGATATTCGGGAATCAGGAAGCATTGAACAAGACGCCGATGTAATTTTATTCTTATATCGTGAAGCTTATTACGATAAGGAATCTCACGACAATACTCTTGATATCATCGTCTCAAAAAATCGAAATGGATCTGTTGGATACATCTCGGTGAATTACAACAAACATACAGGAGAGATTGTGGAGAAAAAGACAGATTCATATGCACGCGGTACATATTCATAA
- a CDS encoding DnaB-like helicase C-terminal domain-containing protein, translating to MNITEKAFLGTLMKAEYLLKDTIILPEQLESTRHQELMRTMVEWNRVGKNIDLISLTTLPDLESFGGMSYLSELLCFAELEKFEGIEKLILDSWKEREKRNILTVAANNDWEIAKVISELDKINQSKVDDHTSLQQALSTIYEAPWEEQNNMQTATTGINKLDEMTGGFQDGEVTIIAARPSMGKTDVMLHFAKMSGWAGYLPLIFSLEMPEKLITKRLIASTGGFNRSKMRDPQKLLSENQKNKWSHVIGHLNETHIQIFDGLDKL from the coding sequence ATGAATATCACTGAAAAAGCATTTTTAGGTACTTTAATGAAAGCGGAGTACCTGCTTAAGGATACTATTATTCTACCTGAACAACTAGAAAGTACACGTCATCAAGAATTAATGCGAACAATGGTGGAATGGAACAGAGTAGGTAAAAATATTGACTTAATCTCACTAACAACTTTACCAGACCTTGAAAGCTTTGGTGGAATGTCTTATCTTTCGGAATTGTTATGTTTTGCTGAACTTGAGAAATTTGAAGGAATTGAGAAGCTTATTCTCGATTCTTGGAAGGAGCGGGAAAAGAGAAACATCCTAACAGTAGCAGCCAATAATGATTGGGAAATTGCTAAGGTTATTTCTGAATTGGATAAAATCAATCAAAGTAAAGTTGACGATCATACTTCTTTACAACAAGCACTATCAACGATTTATGAAGCACCTTGGGAAGAACAAAATAATATGCAAACTGCAACAACCGGTATTAATAAGCTTGACGAAATGACGGGAGGATTTCAGGATGGCGAAGTAACAATCATCGCTGCAAGACCATCAATGGGAAAAACGGATGTAATGCTTCACTTTGCCAAAATGTCAGGATGGGCTGGGTATTTACCACTTATCTTTTCCCTAGAAATGCCGGAAAAGCTTATTACGAAACGCTTAATTGCATCTACAGGAGGTTTCAACCGTTCAAAAATGCGAGATCCCCAAAAATTGCTAAGTGAAAATCAGAAGAATAAATGGTCACATGTAATCGGTCACCTTAATGAAACTCATATACAAATTTTTGATGGACTGGACAAACTGTAG
- a CDS encoding DnaD domain protein, which translates to MKRFTELHKLIRYNPETCEIAIKNWGKYNLHKGGKPMLDCIKKELKEVKDTSLLSYVCEGIEKEEFVRLFEPYIQQDNEKTENNIVQETEADVVVMSPDQNTKKKENDFNAIKDDHSRTADEKEIIEFWDINGFGYSNVNAKEQLVVWLDDSSFLNPKEVLLKALGIACANNKRRLNYVIGILRNWENESLVTVEEIDSYLQKHNQIHRNKQTDNIPDRKAAPREFVLDLTAGEENEYH; encoded by the coding sequence ATGAAACGGTTCACAGAGCTTCACAAATTAATTCGTTACAATCCTGAAACATGCGAAATCGCCATTAAAAACTGGGGGAAATATAATCTTCATAAGGGTGGCAAACCTATGTTGGATTGTATAAAAAAAGAACTAAAAGAAGTGAAGGATACCTCACTACTTTCATATGTTTGCGAAGGCATTGAAAAAGAGGAATTTGTTCGTCTTTTTGAACCTTATATACAACAAGATAATGAAAAAACTGAAAATAATATCGTTCAAGAAACAGAAGCAGATGTAGTTGTTATGTCCCCTGATCAAAACACAAAGAAAAAAGAAAATGATTTCAACGCAATAAAAGACGATCATTCAAGAACTGCAGATGAGAAAGAAATAATAGAGTTCTGGGATATCAATGGATTTGGCTATTCTAATGTAAATGCAAAAGAGCAGCTGGTAGTTTGGTTAGATGATTCTAGCTTTCTAAATCCTAAAGAGGTTTTACTAAAAGCATTAGGAATTGCCTGTGCAAATAACAAGCGAAGGCTTAACTATGTTATTGGTATTCTTAGAAACTGGGAAAATGAATCGTTAGTAACCGTTGAAGAAATAGATTCTTATTTGCAAAAACACAATCAAATTCATAGGAATAAACAAACAGACAATATTCCTGATAGAAAAGCAGCTCCAAGAGAATTTGTACTTGATTTAACCGCAGGTGAAGAAAATGAATATCACTGA
- a CDS encoding L,D-transpeptidase family protein, translating into MGNTAAQTTKQRHDYHTVTWYKNWKFITSGIGIILILIVIGLSYYQANHFNAEITMNNVNVGHLTAEEALKKLHASVLTNEVYIESELILDGKDTQMEFTEDDLPAIKKHLKSQWTFFPSFKSKNYSLLPKNKDIYRSETLKKEFEQKLISMNQALQAPKDAQAILENGEIIISESVDGTQYDVTTLLKNYDKQEYSSDIQLESSFILPIKEDSEIVKNEKNKLQQLLKQTVEYKVQDKLYSLKASDLIKNATVTKDLEVSIDPANITNEISEINRSQSTLGENFTFKTHSGRIISVKGQGYGWALDVEKEAALVIEAFETGGKSLSATNIIGNGWNNEGYGYNTLTNNGIGDTYAEVSIKDQRIWLYKDGKLVLTTNVVTGKHSTQQDTLPGVWYILYKRSPYILTGSTAGNPNYSIEVDYWAPFTNSGQGFHDAGWRNNWSSNAYLTAGSGGCVNVPPNVMKEVYNNLETYEPVVVY; encoded by the coding sequence ATGGGAAACACTGCAGCACAAACTACTAAACAAAGGCACGACTATCACACAGTTACGTGGTACAAAAATTGGAAGTTTATCACAAGTGGTATCGGTATTATTTTGATACTCATAGTGATTGGACTGAGTTATTATCAAGCAAACCACTTTAATGCCGAGATTACGATGAATAACGTAAATGTTGGTCACTTAACCGCTGAAGAGGCATTAAAGAAATTGCATGCATCCGTATTGACCAATGAAGTTTATATTGAAAGTGAACTCATTCTAGACGGCAAAGATACACAGATGGAATTTACAGAAGATGATCTACCAGCAATCAAAAAACATTTAAAAAGCCAGTGGACGTTTTTCCCTTCTTTCAAATCAAAGAACTATTCATTATTGCCAAAAAACAAAGATATATATCGTAGTGAAACGTTGAAAAAAGAGTTTGAACAAAAACTCATCTCAATGAATCAGGCTTTACAAGCACCAAAGGATGCACAAGCCATTCTTGAAAATGGAGAAATTATTATTTCAGAAAGTGTAGATGGCACTCAATACGATGTTACTACTCTATTAAAAAACTATGATAAGCAAGAGTATAGTAGCGATATACAACTCGAGTCTTCATTCATTCTTCCAATTAAGGAAGACAGTGAAATTGTTAAAAATGAAAAGAATAAGCTTCAACAGCTTTTAAAGCAAACTGTTGAGTATAAAGTACAAGATAAATTGTATTCTTTAAAAGCAAGTGACCTGATAAAAAATGCCACTGTCACGAAAGATTTGGAGGTTTCTATTGACCCTGCCAATATTACAAATGAAATATCGGAAATAAATCGGTCTCAATCCACATTAGGTGAAAATTTCACCTTTAAAACTCATTCAGGACGAATTATATCCGTTAAAGGTCAAGGCTATGGCTGGGCATTAGATGTAGAAAAAGAAGCAGCACTTGTGATAGAAGCTTTTGAAACGGGAGGAAAATCATTATCTGCCACTAATATAATCGGAAATGGTTGGAATAATGAAGGATATGGCTATAATACGCTCACAAACAACGGAATTGGCGATACTTATGCTGAAGTGTCAATTAAAGATCAGCGGATTTGGCTTTATAAGGATGGTAAACTTGTCCTAACAACGAATGTGGTGACTGGTAAACATAGTACGCAGCAAGATACTCTTCCTGGAGTATGGTATATTCTCTATAAAAGAAGCCCATACATCCTTACTGGTAGTACTGCGGGTAACCCTAATTACTCTATAGAAGTTGACTATTGGGCACCTTTCACAAACAGTGGACAAGGATTTCACGACGCAGGCTGGCGTAACAACTGGTCAAGCAATGCTTATCTGACTGCAGGATCCGGTGGCTGCGTGAATGTCCCTCCTAACGTTATGAAAGAGGTTTATAATAATCTCGAAACTTATGAACCGGTTGTTGTTTATTAA
- a CDS encoding LLM class flavin-dependent oxidoreductase: MKLSVLDQSVISEGQTARNALHNTIELAKITEKLGYTRFWVAEHHNSNGIVGTSPEILISQIAANTKKIRIGSGGVLLPQYSPYKVAENFKMLETLFPNRIDVGIGRSPGGSPTTRLALTDGIRKSMNEFPRQVADLQDYLFDTSSSSQPIHNVKAYPSIQTVPEMWLLGVTHRGARLAGEMGTAFTFGHFIHPANGLHAMETYRKSFQPSKTQKVPKANVCIFVVCSDTQEKAEEIALSQDLWLLAVERGLDTRIPSPKQKKLSLRDKEKIIENRKRMIVGTPHKVKEEILRLSEYYQTDEFMIINNTFHFNDKVQTYHLLAEIFL; the protein is encoded by the coding sequence ATGAAACTCAGTGTTCTTGATCAATCGGTTATTAGTGAAGGGCAAACTGCTAGAAATGCACTTCATAATACGATTGAACTGGCAAAAATAACAGAGAAATTAGGGTATACTCGATTTTGGGTAGCCGAACACCATAATTCAAATGGGATCGTAGGGACATCTCCAGAAATACTTATATCACAAATCGCTGCAAATACAAAAAAGATACGTATTGGTTCAGGAGGTGTACTGCTTCCACAATATAGTCCATATAAAGTAGCAGAAAACTTTAAAATGTTAGAAACGTTGTTTCCAAATCGAATTGATGTTGGAATAGGTCGATCGCCAGGCGGATCACCAACAACTCGCTTAGCCTTAACAGATGGGATAAGGAAAAGTATGAATGAGTTTCCGAGACAGGTTGCAGACCTTCAAGACTATTTATTTGACACTAGCTCAAGTTCTCAACCAATTCACAATGTCAAAGCCTATCCGAGTATCCAAACAGTTCCGGAAATGTGGTTATTAGGTGTAACACATCGTGGAGCTAGATTGGCTGGGGAAATGGGTACAGCGTTTACATTTGGCCATTTCATTCATCCTGCAAACGGTTTACATGCAATGGAAACCTATAGAAAGAGCTTTCAGCCATCAAAAACACAAAAAGTACCAAAAGCAAATGTATGTATTTTTGTTGTCTGTTCTGATACCCAAGAAAAAGCAGAAGAGATCGCCTTGAGTCAAGATTTATGGCTTTTAGCTGTTGAAAGAGGACTAGATACAAGAATTCCATCACCAAAACAAAAGAAGCTTTCACTAAGAGATAAAGAAAAAATCATTGAAAATAGGAAAAGGATGATCGTAGGGACACCACATAAGGTAAAAGAGGAAATACTGAGACTAAGCGAATACTATCAAACAGATGAATTTATGATTATTAATAATACGTTTCATTTTAATGACAAAGTACAAACATATCATTTATTGGCAGAGATTTTTCTTTAG
- a CDS encoding DMT family transporter, whose amino-acid sequence MKKYSVLLFLVLANLFWAGNYVFGQYLVVEMSPLQMTFFRWLIAVFLLVPLAHYIERPNWKSVWKEWKTLLMLAVLGIISYNFLLYEALQYTTSLNAALVNSINPAVIVLFSVLFLKEKIKFKNMMGLIISLLGVLLVLTKGQLHLIFHNNYNQGDMLMIFAIIVWSIYSIIGRKIKTIPPIASTSVSVIFALLLLLPVIAVNGSDFNFNLSHQAMIGIVYMGVFPSVGSFIFWNISLRHIDASKAGIYLNLITVFTAIISLILGKSISIVQFVGGVLVFIGVYLTNMKERERRKTVEQVPVETYK is encoded by the coding sequence TTGAAGAAATATTCTGTTTTGCTGTTTCTTGTGTTGGCTAATTTATTTTGGGCAGGAAATTATGTGTTTGGTCAATACTTAGTTGTTGAAATGTCACCGTTGCAAATGACGTTTTTTCGATGGTTAATCGCTGTTTTTCTCCTCGTACCTTTAGCGCATTATATTGAGCGACCAAATTGGAAAAGTGTTTGGAAGGAGTGGAAAACTCTCCTTATGTTAGCAGTACTTGGAATCATAAGTTATAATTTTCTTTTATACGAAGCTTTACAGTATACCACTTCACTAAATGCAGCTTTAGTCAATTCTATTAATCCCGCTGTTATTGTTTTATTTTCCGTGTTATTTCTTAAAGAAAAAATTAAGTTTAAAAATATGATGGGGTTAATTATTTCATTATTAGGTGTTCTCCTAGTATTAACGAAAGGACAGTTACATCTAATCTTCCATAATAACTATAATCAGGGCGATATGCTAATGATCTTTGCAATAATCGTTTGGTCTATTTATTCAATAATTGGTAGAAAAATAAAAACTATTCCCCCTATTGCATCTACCTCTGTTTCAGTCATATTTGCGTTATTACTGTTGCTTCCAGTGATTGCAGTTAATGGAAGTGACTTTAATTTTAATCTTAGTCATCAAGCAATGATTGGAATTGTGTATATGGGAGTCTTTCCTTCTGTTGGCTCTTTTATTTTCTGGAATATCTCATTAAGACATATTGATGCTAGCAAAGCCGGTATTTATTTGAATTTAATAACAGTTTTTACAGCAATCATTAGTTTAATTCTTGGCAAAAGCATTTCAATCGTTCAATTTGTTGGTGGTGTTTTGGTGTTTATTGGGGTTTATTTAACGAATATGAAAGAGAGGGAAAGGAGAAAAACAGTGGAACAGGTACCGGTGGAAACATATAAATAA
- a CDS encoding PAS domain S-box protein has translation MRESIEDINYKEVIEYSLDPLIVHSHLKIIYVNGAAEKFFRASREEVIGASPLDIFKDTSKPAITKRISGAYSKPAEVIEETIYRMDGTSVEVELYCHPVKIGDTIAIQTYVKDISERKQQENVNYEMNMQINELSAQVVPLLEGIAILPLLGVIDHDRAKQLLELVPVNVKEHGINRLIIDSSGVYKFDNLVIDSLLTINNVLNLIGVKCIITGVRPQLSVEAVKIGINLKNITTFSNVKDALNYLGVNNLK, from the coding sequence TTGAGAGAGAGTATTGAAGATATTAATTATAAAGAAGTAATTGAGTATTCATTGGATCCGCTAATCGTTCATTCTCATTTGAAAATAATTTATGTAAATGGTGCAGCAGAAAAATTCTTTAGAGCTTCGAGAGAGGAAGTAATTGGAGCAAGTCCTTTAGATATCTTTAAAGATACATCTAAACCTGCAATTACAAAAAGAATATCGGGTGCCTATAGTAAACCAGCCGAAGTTATTGAGGAAACGATTTATAGAATGGATGGAACTTCAGTTGAAGTTGAATTATATTGTCATCCTGTTAAGATAGGGGATACAATAGCTATACAAACCTACGTAAAAGACATTTCGGAGAGAAAACAACAAGAAAATGTTAATTATGAAATGAATATGCAAATAAATGAGCTTTCGGCCCAAGTTGTACCCCTTTTAGAAGGTATTGCAATTCTTCCTTTGTTAGGTGTAATAGATCATGATAGGGCAAAACAACTCTTAGAATTAGTACCAGTAAATGTGAAAGAACATGGGATAAACCGACTAATAATTGATTCTTCAGGAGTTTATAAATTTGATAATCTAGTTATTGACTCTCTGTTGACCATTAACAATGTACTAAATTTAATAGGGGTAAAATGCATTATAACTGGGGTAAGGCCCCAATTATCTGTAGAAGCCGTCAAAATTGGCATTAACTTAAAAAATATAACTACTTTTTCTAATGTTAAGGATGCATTAAACTATTTAGGTGTAAATAATTTGAAATAA
- a CDS encoding MOSC domain-containing protein, protein MLVGHIKEIIRHPIKSFRGESIQQSKIMNYGLYGDRSHAYLDETKNGDFLTITQFNDMVKYKARFVGKESMEEYPKVEVVTPEGKVFDWDHQELMNEMETKSKRKISTRKYTPSHVPIGPIAVEHILLATDSSLHKLQELWGKDEVDSRRFRPNLLLSLKDKVPFIEEEWLGKRIKIGNEVEIEFVGHCKRCMIITVDPENAERDPSLHKTVIKERNNHFGVYASVIKTGDIYVGDEVQLLD, encoded by the coding sequence ATGTTAGTAGGTCATATCAAGGAAATTATTCGTCATCCGATAAAATCATTTCGGGGTGAGAGTATACAGCAGTCTAAAATAATGAATTATGGTTTATATGGAGACCGTAGCCATGCTTATTTAGATGAGACAAAAAATGGTGACTTCTTAACTATTACGCAATTCAATGATATGGTTAAATATAAGGCAAGATTTGTGGGAAAAGAATCGATGGAAGAATATCCTAAAGTCGAAGTGGTGACGCCTGAAGGGAAGGTTTTTGATTGGGATCATCAAGAATTAATGAATGAAATGGAAACCAAATCGAAAAGAAAAATTTCCACTAGGAAATATACCCCTTCACATGTACCAATTGGACCAATTGCAGTTGAGCACATTCTCCTTGCAACAGATTCTTCATTACATAAGCTGCAGGAGCTATGGGGGAAAGACGAAGTTGATTCGAGACGTTTCCGTCCTAACTTATTACTTTCTTTAAAAGATAAGGTGCCTTTTATTGAAGAAGAGTGGCTTGGCAAACGTATTAAAATAGGAAATGAAGTAGAAATTGAATTTGTAGGACATTGTAAGAGGTGTATGATTATTACTGTGGATCCTGAAAATGCTGAACGAGATCCGAGTTTACACAAAACGGTAATAAAAGAAAGAAACAATCATTTTGGTGTGTATGCTTCTGTGATAAAAACAGGAGATATATACGTAGGGGATGAAGTTCAACTGCTTGATTGA
- a CDS encoding penicillin-binding transpeptidase domain-containing protein, translating to MNKNNLLIPLFIMITFCLLIISGCSNSKKQEETFEQFSNLLSNQKHDQLYDLLSTESKRTITKEEFVEKYTNIYSGIEAEDIRVNRIEKEHEENVIPFSINMITAAGKVSSSSYQLPLVKEEKEWKITWDESLIFPTMKPGDKIKVRTIKSTRGSILDRNGYPLAKDGEIKTVGINPEVFDKSNREGKIKELATILDINEERIIKKLEQNKNPKYFVPIVDMMPDNEILTKLQDKGANGIFINNKTSRAYINHKAFGRLLGYVGSITAEELEKNKEKGYSTTSLIGKAGLEQVYEDTLRGLDGVEIYIVRDQEKVETIASKEPQHGQDIKLTIDSNLQSIIYDEMNEEKGSAAAVHPKTGEVLALVSSPSYNSNRYTTYVTKEEQQTREESDFADEVNRFSKLYSPGSVFKLVTASAGLEKGTIDPEKQISINGRSWQKDSSWGNYSITRVNNQSSVNLKDAVKYSDNIYFAMSALELGSDEFIAGAKRFGIGEPLEMGYPLGDSLVSNSESIKSDILLADSGYGQGEVLVTTLNMALAYSALSNDGNIMAPSLIQEDNQSIKIWKESAIASAHLSTLQRAFTAVINEEGGTANDAKISGVTLAGKTGTAEIKASQVDENGTENGWFIATDLETAKISLAVVFEDVKEKGGSHATLPIIKNTLSDYLK from the coding sequence ATGAACAAGAATAATCTACTAATTCCGTTGTTTATAATGATAACTTTTTGTTTATTGATAATATCAGGATGCTCAAACAGTAAAAAACAAGAAGAAACGTTTGAACAGTTTTCAAATCTATTATCAAATCAAAAACATGATCAGTTATATGATTTATTATCAACTGAATCAAAAAGAACAATAACAAAGGAAGAGTTTGTTGAAAAATATACAAATATATATTCTGGTATTGAAGCTGAAGATATAAGGGTGAATAGAATAGAGAAAGAGCATGAGGAAAACGTGATTCCGTTCTCTATAAACATGATCACTGCAGCTGGAAAAGTAAGTTCATCCTCTTATCAGTTACCGTTAGTAAAAGAAGAGAAGGAATGGAAGATTACTTGGGATGAAAGCTTGATTTTTCCCACGATGAAACCAGGAGATAAGATTAAAGTTCGGACGATTAAATCAACAAGGGGAAGTATTCTTGATCGGAATGGATATCCACTTGCTAAAGATGGAGAAATCAAAACAGTTGGAATCAATCCAGAGGTTTTTGATAAAAGCAATCGAGAAGGGAAAATAAAAGAGCTTGCAACAATTTTAGACATAAATGAAGAAAGAATCATAAAAAAATTAGAACAAAATAAAAATCCAAAATATTTCGTTCCAATTGTAGACATGATGCCTGATAATGAAATATTAACAAAATTACAAGATAAAGGTGCTAATGGTATTTTTATAAACAATAAAACGTCAAGAGCCTATATCAATCATAAAGCCTTTGGACGTCTACTTGGATACGTTGGAAGTATTACGGCTGAGGAACTGGAAAAGAACAAAGAAAAAGGTTATAGTACGACTTCACTTATCGGAAAAGCCGGCCTTGAGCAAGTATATGAAGATACTTTAAGGGGACTTGATGGAGTAGAGATTTATATAGTAAGAGATCAAGAAAAGGTAGAAACAATTGCAAGTAAAGAACCACAGCATGGGCAGGATATTAAGTTAACAATTGACTCAAATTTACAAAGTATCATCTATGATGAAATGAATGAAGAAAAAGGTTCAGCAGCTGCTGTTCATCCAAAAACCGGGGAAGTTCTTGCTTTAGTAAGCTCGCCTTCTTATAACTCAAATCGCTATACAACATATGTAACAAAGGAAGAACAACAAACTCGTGAAGAAAGTGATTTTGCTGATGAAGTGAATCGTTTTAGTAAACTCTATTCACCCGGATCTGTTTTTAAATTAGTGACTGCTTCTGCTGGACTTGAAAAAGGAACAATTGATCCGGAGAAGCAAATTTCGATCAACGGCCGTTCCTGGCAAAAAGATTCTTCCTGGGGGAACTATAGTATAACGAGAGTAAATAATCAATCATCTGTAAACTTAAAAGATGCAGTAAAATATTCAGATAATATTTATTTTGCGATGAGTGCTCTTGAGTTAGGTAGCGATGAATTTATTGCTGGTGCAAAAAGATTTGGTATTGGAGAGCCATTAGAAATGGGTTATCCATTAGGAGATAGTCTAGTATCAAATAGTGAAAGCATTAAAAGCGACATCCTGCTTGCTGATTCAGGATACGGCCAAGGAGAAGTATTGGTTACAACATTAAATATGGCCCTTGCTTATAGTGCATTATCCAACGATGGAAATATTATGGCTCCATCATTGATTCAAGAAGACAATCAGAGCATAAAAATTTGGAAAGAATCAGCTATAGCTTCTGCCCATCTATCTACTTTGCAACGTGCATTTACTGCTGTTATCAATGAAGAGGGGGGAACAGCTAATGATGCAAAAATATCAGGAGTTACTTTAGCTGGAAAAACAGGAACCGCTGAAATAAAAGCATCTCAAGTTGATGAAAATGGAACGGAAAACGGCTGGTTTATCGCAACAGATTTAGAAACTGCTAAAATCTCTCTTGCAGTTGTTTTTGAGGATGTAAAAGAGAAGGGCGGCAGTCATGCAACCTTACCAATTATTAAAAACACCTTATCAGATTATTTAAAATGA